In the Acidobacteriota bacterium genome, CCGAAGGATCTCACCCCCAACACTACAGCCCGATCACTCCGACCAGTTCCTTCACCGAGTCCGCACTCTTCTGTAGCGCGGCCTGCTCTTCCGCCGTCAGCTTGATCTGGATGATCTGCTCCAGGCCCCCTGCCCCCAGCTTGCACGGCACGCCGACGAACAGTCCTTTGATCCCGTACTCACCCTCGAGGTACGCGGCGCACGGTAGGATCTTCTTCTTGTCCTTGAGGATCGCCTCCACCATCTCGGTGACGGCTGCCGACGGCGCGTAGTACGCCGAGCCGGTCTTCAGATATTTCACGATCTCAGCGCCGCCATCGCGCGTGCGCTGGATCAGGCGGTCGAGCGTGGCTTTCTCTATCAACTCGGTCACGGGGATGCCGGCCACGGTCGAGTACCGCGCCAGCGGCACCATGGTGTCGCCGTGTCCGCCGAGCACGAACGCGGTCACGTTCTCCACCGAGACTTTTAGTTCCTCGGCAATGAACGTCCGGAAGCGCGCCGAGTCGAGCACGCCGGCCATGCCAATCACGCGTTCGCGGTTGAACTTGCTGATCTTGTAGGCGGCCTGCGCCATCGCGTCCAGCGGGTTCGAGACGACGATGAGGATGCAGTTGGGCGAGTTCGCCACCACTTTCCCGACCACATCTTGCATGATCTTGTAGTTGGTGTTGAGCAGGTCGTCGCGGCTCATGCCCGGCTTGCGCGGGATGCCGGCGGTGATGACCACGATGTCGGAGTTCGCGGTGTCCGCATAATCATTGGTCCCGACGATGTGCGAGTCGCGCTCCTCGATGGGCATGGCCTCGAGCAGGTCGAGCGCCTTGCCTTGCGGCACGCCTTCCACGATGTCGATCAGCACCACGTCCGCCAGTTCTTTCGACGCGATCCAGTGCGCGGCCGTCGCGCCCACGTTGCCCGATCCCACGATGGTGACTTTCTTTCGCATGTACGAGTCCTCTCCTGATCACGTGAATAAAGTCTGCAGATAAACCGCTAAGCCCGCTCCGGATGCAGTTGCACGATCTCTTCCGCCGCTGCGTGCGGCCCGATGGTCTCCATGTTACGGATGATGGCGTCGGCGAACTCGCTGGTCTTCACCTTCTTCGCGCCTTCCATCAGGCGTTCGAAATCGTAGGTCACTATCTTCTGCTGGATGGCGCGCTCCATCGCGTGCTCGATCAGCCGCGCCGCTTCCTTCCACTCCAGGAAGTCGAACATCATCACGCCCGAGAGGATGACCGATCCCGGGTTGATCACGTCTTTGTCCGCATATTTCGGCGCCGTGCCGTGCGTGGCCTCGAAGACGGCATGCTGGTCGCCCACGTTCGCTCCCGGCGCGATGCCGAGGCCGCCGACCTGTGCCGCGCACGCGTCCGAGATGTAATCGCCATTCAGGTTCGGCGTCGCCAGCACGGAATACTCCTCCGGCCGGGTGATCACTTGCTGGAAGATGGAGTCGGCGATGCGGTCGTTGACCATCAGCTTCTGCTTCCACGCGCCCTTGCCGTGCGTGGCATAGATGGCGTCGAGCACGGTCTTCACTTCCGCATGGATCTGCTTGCGGAAATCTTCGGGCGCGAATTCGAGGCCAGGCTCGACCAACGCCGCGTTCTGTTCCACCGTGAGCGCGGCGTTGCGGTCTTTGTTATCGACGATCCAGCTCTCGCGCTCGGTGATGACCTTATCGCGAAACTCCTCGGTCGCCAGCTCGTAGGCCCACTCGCGGAACGCACCCTCGGTGAACTTCTGGATATTCCCTTTATGCATGATGGTGACGGACTTGCGGTGGTTCACGAGCGCATACTGGATCGCCATCCGCATCAGCCGCTTCGTCCCCGTGACCGAGATCGGCTTGATGCCCACCCCCGAATCCTCGCGGATGCGTTTCTTCGTACCTTTCAGCATGTCGTCGTTGATGAAGGCGATGATCTTCTTCGCCTCCGGCGTTCCCTGCTTCCACTCGATGCCGGCGTAAACGTCTTCCGTGTTCTCGCGGAAGATGACGATGTTCATCCGCTCCGGATGTTTCACCGGCGAAGGCACGCCCTGGTAGTAGCGCACCGGGCGAATACAGCTATAAAGGTCGAGCGTCTGCCGCAGCGTGACGTTGAGCGAGCGGATGCCGCCGCCCACCGGCGTGGTCAGCGGCCCTTTAATGGCGACGCGCAGCTCGCGGATGGCGTCCACCGTCTCGTCCGGCAGCCACGTCTTGAACTTGGTGAATGCTTTCTCGCCCGCAAACACCTCGTACCACGCCACGCGCCGCTTGCCCCCGTAGGCCCTCTCGACCGCAGCATCGAACACACGCCGTGAGGCTTTCCAGATATCGCGCCCCGTGCCGTCACCCTCGATGAACGGGATGATGGGATTATCCGGGACGTGGAAGCGTCCCTGGCTGTAGCCGATGGCGGCGCCGTCCGCCGGCAGCGGGACACCGTTGTATGAATCCGACATAATGAGTCTCCGAAACCCTCGATTATATCTGTGCAGGGGTCATGCTTGCCCTTTACCGCACCACGCGCTCGTACACCGATCGCACCTGCATCGCCGAATGTGCCAGCTCTTGCTCCAGACCGTTCGCGAACTGCCGTCCTAAGATCCTCGCGGTCAGGCGCTCCGTCACTTCGCGTGCGTGCTCCACCACCGGCAGCGACTTCCGCGCCCGGCCCAGCACCAGCCGCACCACGTGCTCGAGCGTGCGCAGCAGCTCGGCGGAAGCGTCGAGCGTGGCACAATCTGCGTCCGAGAGCAGGCGCCGCTCGGCCAGCCCGTAAAGCCGCTCCCGGATATTCCCCCGCGTTTCGCTCAGCCCGTGTCGCACCAGCAGGTAGCTGGCGATGAAGTCGATGTCGTAGAACCCGCCCGCCGCCACCTTGAAGTTGCCGGCGTTGTCAGATTTCTCCAGCTTGGCGCGCATCGTGCGTACCTCCTCCGCCAACGCCCGATCCGCGGAGAAGCGCTGCAAGCTCCGCTCCACCGCGGCGATCGCCTGCTCCGCCAGCGCTTCGTTGCCCGCCACGAAGCGCAGCTTGGTGTAGGTCAACGCTTCCCACGCGTGCGCTTCGCCGGCAAAGTATTGCGCCAGCGCCTTGGGAGTGCCCACCAGCTCGCCCTCCGCGCCGCGTGGACGCAGCCGCGGATCCACCGCGAATACCGTCCCTTCGCGCGTGTACGAAGCCAGCGCTTCCATGGTTTGCTCGGCCGCGCGTGCGGCCGCCTTCTTGTCGGTGCGGTTGTCATGCAGAAAGAGCAAGTCGGCATCGGAGGCCACGTCGAACTCTTCCGTTCCCAGCCTTCCGAGCGCGACCACGGCGAATCCCGAAGGCGCGCCGGCGATAGCCACCGCCGTGTGCACCGCTTCATCCGCCGCTCGCGTCATCTCCGCCAGCGACTCGTAGACCACGCGCAGTTCCATCACATCCCGCGACGCGGCCGCGAACACGCGATGCCGATAATGCTGGCGCAACAGTGCCAGCCGCTCCGAGTGTGAGAGCCGTGCGTTCGCCAGATAGTCAAATACCGGGTCGGTCGGCATCGCGCGCGGCATGGCTTGCCCCGCGAACAGCGAACCCTCGCTCGCCGGTTCATCGCTCCCCTGTCCTTCCGTCGGACGTTCGTCACTGCGGATCGCCGCCAGCGTTGCGATCTCCTCCGGATGGCGGATCAATATCTCGGTGAGAAAGTCGCTTGCGCCGAACAGGCGCAGCGCCCGTTCCACCGCTTGCGGTTCGTGCAAGACGGCGGCATACCGTTCCGACCCGGTGAAGGCGGAGCTCAGGAAGCGATGCAGATTGCGGCGTGTGTGGCTGGGCAGCTCGCGACGGGCGGCAATCTCATAGAGAGCGGGAGAATCCGCCGCCAATCGCTCCAGCAGTTGCTGGTAAGACTGATCGCCACTCGATTCGATGGTCGCGGCCAGGCGGAAATCCGCCTCGCGGTCGCGGTCTTTCTGCTGCTGCTGGCTGTGGATGATGCGCTGGTAGATCTCCGCCACCGCCGCCATGCGCTGTCCGACCACCTCGCGAAAGCCTTCGGCGGTCGTCTCTTCGCCACTCGTCTTTTCGCCACTCAATGACCGCGCCACTACCCGCAACTCGTCTTGCGATTCCGGTAGCCGATGTACTTGCTGCCCCCGCCGCAGCTGCAAACGATGCTCCAGCTTGCGCAGGAATTCGTACGCGACCGTAAGCTCGTGGAAGTCCTTGCCGCTGAGGTGCTGCTTGTCGTGCAGCTTCTGCAGCGAGAACAGCGTGCCGCCGGAGCGCAGCCAGCGCTCCTTGCCGCCGTAGACGCGCTGCAAGCACTGCACCAGAAACTCGATGTCGCGGATGCCGCCGCGATCCAGCTTCACATCCACACTCGCGCTCTCACGTCCGCTGGCCACCGCCTGCCGGCGCTGGTTCGATATCTTGTCGCGCGTGTTCAGTGCCGTCTCAATGGCCGAGAAGTTCACGTTCTCGGTATACACGTGCGCTTGCACCCCACGGATGAACTCGCGCGCCAGTGCCAAATCTCCCGCCGAATGGCGCACCTTGATCAGCGCCTGCAGCTCCCAATTGTGCGCGCGCTCCGCGTAATAATGCTGCGCGTGCGAGAGCGCCACCGCCGGCTCGCCTTCCCTGCCTTGCGGCCGCAGCCGCAGATCGATGCGGAAGACCTGGCCTTCCGCCGTCACCCTGCCCAGGATCTCCGTTACCTGCTGGGCCAGTCGGATGAAGTATTCGCGGTTCGATATCTCTCGCGCTTCGCCAGCTTCACCATCCCCAAAAAGATAGAGCAGGTCGATGTCTGAGCTGTAGTTCAGCTCATTCCCGCCGAGTTTTCCCAGTGAGAGCACCGCGAAAGGCACCGCGACCGCGCGTCCCTGGCCGTCCAGCCGCTGCGGCGCCCCGTGCCGCTTATGCAGGCCCGCCTCGGCGGAGCGTAATGCCTCTTCGATCAGCACGTCGGAGAGCGCGGATATCTCCGCCGTCACCTCCGCCAGCGTGGCGATGCCCAGCACGTCGCGCAGCACGATGCGCACGTACTCGCGCTTCTTGAAGCGGGCGAGCAGCGGCGATGTGTCGGTCTCGAGCGAGCGCGAGGCAAAACGCGCAAAGTGCTCGCGATAGTCTTCGCGTCCATGCGAGCGGTCCAGGTTCTTCTCCCGGGCCAGCGTGTGCAGCAGGTCGGTGTTCTGGATCAAGGTCTCGCCCAGGAACTGCGAGTGGGCGAAGAGCTCGACCGCGTAGTGCAGTAATACCTGATTGCGCGCGAACAGCCGCAGCGCCGGCTCTTCGGCAGTGCTGCACAGGCGTTCGAGCAGATTCAGAGCGGAATCTGGATCGATGGAATCGGCGAGCAGGTTGGGCAGCGCGTCATAGGCCGCCGCCGGCAGACGCTCGCGGATCCGCTCCAGGTTCTTGCCGGCTACGGACGGATCACGGAACGGGATTTTGGCCGTGCTCGCCACGGCAAGAACCTAACACGGGGCTGAGGCCGGAGCGAGCGTGGTCTACGAAGTTGGTTTACGCGGCTGGCTACTTCTTTGCTTCCGTCGCCTTGGCCATGCGCCGCTTCATCTCTTCCGGCGACACGTCTTCCACGTGCGTTGCCAGGTACCAGAGATGGCCGAACGGATCCACCAGGCCGCCCATACGGTCGCCATAGAACTGGTCGGCCACCGGACGCTTCACCTTCGCTCCCGCCTTGATCGCTTGCTCGAATGCCGCGTCCACATTGGGCACGTACACCAGCAGTTGCACCGGGCTATCCCCCAGCGTTGCGGGGCTCTTATGGCCCATCTCGGGATACTCGTCCGCCAGCATCACCACCGAGTCGCCGATCTTGATCTCCGCGTGTCCCACCTTGTCTTTGTCGTCCATGCGCACGATCACCTCGGCGCCGAACGCGCGCTTGTAGAAGTCGAGCGCCGCCGCCGCGCCCTTGATGATCAGGTACGGCGTCACGCTGTGGTAACCCTCCGGCTGGTATTTCACGGCCATGTTTCTCTCCTTAAGCCAACAACGACCCTCTATCACTGCACCGTCGCCGTGAACCATGCGCGCCGTCCCGATTCGGGACGCGCCTGACCCATTCTGCACCTTTCACGCCGGAACCACGTGTCCGGCGTGTAACTCTTGGAACAGAACATCTATAGCGTCTTCGCTCCTCACTAGGAAAGCAGGAGCAAGGACGGCACTCACAACCAACATGCATAGTACACATCATCCACGACGTGACGGGCTCTTCCGGGCGCTGCTGGTGCCGTGTAGGCATGCCGGTATCTCTCTGCTGTGCAGCCTCGTTCTTATGCACGCAAGACTCGCGCCCCCAATAAATCTACCGGAGGCAGCATGACGATCCGCAAGCGGCTCCTTGTCGGCTCCTTCGCTAGTTCTGCTCTGATCGCGGTTGTGGGGATCTTTGCCATCCTGTACCAACTGGACCTTACGTCGACCGCCGCCGCCCAGGAGGCGCACCGCGTCTCGGCTGGGATCGCTCGCTCGATCATGAACCCGGAGGGGTCCTCCACCTCGATACTGCACGACCCAGTAGAGCTTCAGAAGCGCATCGCCGCGTTCCACCTGTTTCAAAGCCGCGATATAACGGTGGTCGACCTCGACTCCAGGATTCTCGCTGATTCGAACGCGCACGAACTGGGCCAGACCTTTCACTCTGGAGATGTCGGGGATGCGGTGCGGCTGACCCTTCGGGACGGAAAGCCCCGAGATTTCATCGAGGTGCATGCCGAATTTCATCCCGAACCGATAGACCTCGTGGTGGTCCCCATTCGCGGGCAGGACAACGAGATCAAGGGCGCAGTCATCCTCGAGCATTCCCCGGTCTACCAGGAGCTTCGTGCCGCATCGCTGTCCCTCATCTGGATCCTTGGCGCAGTGAGCCTCATTTGCGCGACCCTTTCTGCCGTCTTAGGCCTGGCCATCGCCCGGAGCGTCAGTGATCGCTTGAAGCGGCTGCAAGCGGCAATGACGAGCTTCGCCCGCGGCGAAGAGGTTCCCAACCTCACGACGCGAAACGACGAGATCGGCGACTTGTCGCGCTCCTTCGAGGGAATGGTCCATGAGCGGCAACAGGGAGAAGAGGCGTTGAAGCACTCCACGGAGGCGCTGTCGGATGGCGAGCACCGCTTCCAGCTCATCGCCGCCGCTTCCAGTGACATTTTCTGGGACTGGGACCTCATCACCAACAAGGTCTGGTGGAACGATAACCTTTATCGGGTGCTTGGCTACGCTCCGGACGAGATCGCACCCGATATCAAGTCTTGGACCAGCCGTATCCACCCGGAAGACGCCGAGCGCGTAGAACACGATATCTCCACTGTGATCAAGTCGGCTACTTCCGACTGGTCAGATGAATACCGCTTTCGCCGTGCTGACGGCAGCTACGCCCACATCCTCGACCGCGGCGAAGTGCTGCGCGATCCCTCGGGCAAGGCGGTGCGGATGGTCGGCGTCATGATGGACATCAGCGAGCGCAAACGTTCCCAACTCGAGCTTTCTGAATCGGAGCGCCGCTACCGCCTGCTTTTCGAATCCAGCCCCAGTCCGATGTGGGTCTTTGATCGCGAGACTCTAGGTTTCCTCGCCGTCAACGATGCCGCCGTCGCCCACTACGGCTATTCGCAAGCGGACTTCGAACACATGACCCTGGCCGATATCCGCCCCGCCGCCGACATGCCCCGGCTGCTGGAGAATCTCAAGCACCGTCCCGATGGTTTGCGCGCGACTTCCTCCTGGCAACATCGCAAGCAAGATGGGACCATCATCGACGTCGAAGTCACCGGCCACACGCTCGAGTTCATGGGCCGGCCCGCCGAGCTCGCTCTCCTCGCCGACGTCACCGAAAGACTCAAGGCTGCCCAGGAGTTACTGCACGCCAAGGATGCTGCCGAGGCCGGCAGCCGCGCCAAGAGCGAGTTCCTGGCGAACATGAGCCATGAGATCCGCACGCCCATGAACGGCATCCTCGGCATGACCGAGCTGCTGCTCGACATGAATCTCACCGCCGACCAGTTGGAATGCCTGAACCTGGTGAAAAGCTCGGCGGATTCCCTGCTCGGCATCATCAACGACGTCCTCGACTTCTCCAAGATCGAGGCCGGCAAGCTCGATTTTGAAGCCATCAAGTTCGACCTTCGCGATTCGCTCGACGACACCCTGAAGACCCTGGGTTGGCGAGCCGACCAGAAGGGCCTAGAACTCATCTGCGATATCCCGCTCGACGTCCCGGCCGCCTTCCTCGGCGACCCTACGCGCCTGCGCCAGATCATCGTGAATCTTGTCGGCAACGCCATCAAGTTCACCGACCGCGGCGAGGTGGTGCTGCAGTGCGTCATCGACTCTCAGCACGCGCAGAACATCACTTTGCATTTCAGCGTTTCCGATACCGGCATCGGTATCGGTCCCGAACAGCAGCAGAAGATCTTTGCCGCCTTCGTTCAGGCCGACAATTCGATGACCCGCAAGTACGGCGGCACCGGCCTTGGGCTCACCATCTCCTCCCGCCTGGTCGAGATGATGGGAGGACGCATCTGGGTGGAGAGCGCGGCCGGAAAAGGCAGCACCTTCCATTTCACAGTCCACTTCGGGGTGGTCACTTCGCGCAAGTCGCAGCTTTCCGGCACCGTCGTGGACTTGATCGACATGCGCGTGCTGGTGGTCGACGACAATGCCACCAACCGTCGCGTGTTGCACGACGTCCTCACGCGCTGGCGCATGCTCCCCACCGAGGTCGAGAGCGGACCGGGGGCTCTCGCCGTCCTCGCCCACGCCTGTAATATCAACCGGCCCTTTCCCTTGATCCTGGTCGACGCTCAGATGCCCGAGATGGATGGCTTCACCTTCGTCGAGCGTATCCGGCAGGCGCCCGATTTCGAAGCCAGCACCATCATGATGCTCTCCTCCGCCGGCCTCCGCGGCGATGCCACGCGCTGCCGCGAACTAGGCGTCGCCGCGTACCTTACCAAGCCGGTCACGCAGAAGGATCTGCTGACCGCCATCACTTCGGCCCTGGGCGCGAAGCAGCAGAATGAGGAGTCCGCCGCGCTCATCACCCGCCACACCCTGCGCGAGAACGGACATCCTCTCCGCATCCTGCTCGCCGAGGACAATCACGTCAACCAGAAGGTCGCGCTGCGCATGTTGCAACGCGCCGGCCACACCGCCGTTGTCGTCGAGAATGGCCGCGAAGCCCTTGCCACGCTCGCGGCTCAGACCTTCGACATCGTGCTCATGGATGTCCAGATGCCCGTGATGGACGGTCTGCAGGCGACCGCTGCCGTCCGCCTGCAGGAAAAAACCACGGGCGCGCATCTGCCCATCATCGCCCTCACCGCCTACGCCATGAAGGGCGACCAGGAACGCTGCCTTGCCGCCGGCATGGATCGTTATTTGTCCAAGCCGCTCGCAGCAAAACAGCTTTACGCCGCGATCGAAGGGCTGCTGCCCAACACCAACATCGTGGCTGGGGGCGAAGACGTTCTGTTGCCGGCGGCGCTCATGGGTTCCGCAAACACGGGTTCCGCAAACACGGGTTCCGTAAACACGGGTTCCGTAAACACGGCTCCCGCCATCACGCGCCTCGCCATCATCGATAAGGCCGCTCTGCGCCACAGCGTGGAGGACGATGCCGCCCTGCTGCTCGAACTGGTCGATGTCTTTCGCGGCGAGTATCCGAAGCTGCTCAGCGCCCTGCGCGCTGCCATCGCATCCCATGATCCGCTGGCACTCCGCTATGCCGCCCACGCTCTGAAAGGGTCAGTGTCGAACTTCTATGCCCCGGCAGCGGTAGCAACCGCCCAGCGCCTCGAGCTCATGAGCCAAGACGCGCAGTTGTCCGGCGCCGGTGAAGCCTGTGACGTTCTGGAGAATGACATCTCGGCCCTTTGGCCCCTGCTCGCTACGGTGATGGACAAGGAGTCAGTATGAAACTCACGATCACGATCGCGGACGACGATCGCGTGCTCTCCCAGCTGCTGGCGGCGCGGCTGCGCAGGTTCGGCCTCGAGGTGGTCGTGGCCTTCGACGCGATGCAGTCTTTCATGCTTGCGGTGCGCACCGTCCCGTCCGCCATCCTGCTCGATATCAACATGCCCGCCGGCAGCGGGATCGACGTGCTGAAGAGACTGAAGAGCTCGTCGAAGACCAGCCACATCCCCGTCTTGGTGCTCAGCGGCAGCGTGGATCCGGCCATGAGTGAGACGGTCAAGCAGCTCGGTGCGGAAGAATTCTTCACCAAACCGCCCAACCTTGACCTGCTCGAGGCCACGCTGCGCCGCATGCTCGCGCTCCCTGCGCTCCCTGCCGTCCCTGTCTTGCTCGCTGGCTGACGGCCTACGCCTCCACCAGCGTCTTGAACCCGCCGTAGGCCATCCGCTTG is a window encoding:
- a CDS encoding response regulator; amino-acid sequence: MTIRKRLLVGSFASSALIAVVGIFAILYQLDLTSTAAAQEAHRVSAGIARSIMNPEGSSTSILHDPVELQKRIAAFHLFQSRDITVVDLDSRILADSNAHELGQTFHSGDVGDAVRLTLRDGKPRDFIEVHAEFHPEPIDLVVVPIRGQDNEIKGAVILEHSPVYQELRAASLSLIWILGAVSLICATLSAVLGLAIARSVSDRLKRLQAAMTSFARGEEVPNLTTRNDEIGDLSRSFEGMVHERQQGEEALKHSTEALSDGEHRFQLIAAASSDIFWDWDLITNKVWWNDNLYRVLGYAPDEIAPDIKSWTSRIHPEDAERVEHDISTVIKSATSDWSDEYRFRRADGSYAHILDRGEVLRDPSGKAVRMVGVMMDISERKRSQLELSESERRYRLLFESSPSPMWVFDRETLGFLAVNDAAVAHYGYSQADFEHMTLADIRPAADMPRLLENLKHRPDGLRATSSWQHRKQDGTIIDVEVTGHTLEFMGRPAELALLADVTERLKAAQELLHAKDAAEAGSRAKSEFLANMSHEIRTPMNGILGMTELLLDMNLTADQLECLNLVKSSADSLLGIINDVLDFSKIEAGKLDFEAIKFDLRDSLDDTLKTLGWRADQKGLELICDIPLDVPAAFLGDPTRLRQIIVNLVGNAIKFTDRGEVVLQCVIDSQHAQNITLHFSVSDTGIGIGPEQQQKIFAAFVQADNSMTRKYGGTGLGLTISSRLVEMMGGRIWVESAAGKGSTFHFTVHFGVVTSRKSQLSGTVVDLIDMRVLVVDDNATNRRVLHDVLTRWRMLPTEVESGPGALAVLAHACNINRPFPLILVDAQMPEMDGFTFVERIRQAPDFEASTIMMLSSAGLRGDATRCRELGVAAYLTKPVTQKDLLTAITSALGAKQQNEESAALITRHTLRENGHPLRILLAEDNHVNQKVALRMLQRAGHTAVVVENGREALATLAAQTFDIVLMDVQMPVMDGLQATAAVRLQEKTTGAHLPIIALTAYAMKGDQERCLAAGMDRYLSKPLAAKQLYAAIEGLLPNTNIVAGGEDVLLPAALMGSANTGSANTGSVNTGSVNTAPAITRLAIIDKAALRHSVEDDAALLLELVDVFRGEYPKLLSALRAAIASHDPLALRYAAHALKGSVSNFYAPAAVATAQRLELMSQDAQLSGAGEACDVLENDISALWPLLATVMDKESV
- a CDS encoding VOC family protein; the encoded protein is MAVKYQPEGYHSVTPYLIIKGAAAALDFYKRAFGAEVIVRMDDKDKVGHAEIKIGDSVVMLADEYPEMGHKSPATLGDSPVQLLVYVPNVDAAFEQAIKAGAKVKRPVADQFYGDRMGGLVDPFGHLWYLATHVEDVSPEEMKRRMAKATEAKK
- a CDS encoding response regulator, with protein sequence MKLTITIADDDRVLSQLLAARLRRFGLEVVVAFDAMQSFMLAVRTVPSAILLDINMPAGSGIDVLKRLKSSSKTSHIPVLVLSGSVDPAMSETVKQLGAEEFFTKPPNLDLLEATLRRMLALPALPAVPVLLAG
- a CDS encoding NADP-dependent isocitrate dehydrogenase, encoding MSDSYNGVPLPADGAAIGYSQGRFHVPDNPIIPFIEGDGTGRDIWKASRRVFDAAVERAYGGKRRVAWYEVFAGEKAFTKFKTWLPDETVDAIRELRVAIKGPLTTPVGGGIRSLNVTLRQTLDLYSCIRPVRYYQGVPSPVKHPERMNIVIFRENTEDVYAGIEWKQGTPEAKKIIAFINDDMLKGTKKRIREDSGVGIKPISVTGTKRLMRMAIQYALVNHRKSVTIMHKGNIQKFTEGAFREWAYELATEEFRDKVITERESWIVDNKDRNAALTVEQNAALVEPGLEFAPEDFRKQIHAEVKTVLDAIYATHGKGAWKQKLMVNDRIADSIFQQVITRPEEYSVLATPNLNGDYISDACAAQVGGLGIAPGANVGDQHAVFEATHGTAPKYADKDVINPGSVILSGVMMFDFLEWKEAARLIEHAMERAIQQKIVTYDFERLMEGAKKVKTSEFADAIIRNMETIGPHAAAEEIVQLHPERA
- the mdh gene encoding malate dehydrogenase, with product MRKKVTIVGSGNVGATAAHWIASKELADVVLIDIVEGVPQGKALDLLEAMPIEERDSHIVGTNDYADTANSDIVVITAGIPRKPGMSRDDLLNTNYKIMQDVVGKVVANSPNCILIVVSNPLDAMAQAAYKISKFNRERVIGMAGVLDSARFRTFIAEELKVSVENVTAFVLGGHGDTMVPLARYSTVAGIPVTELIEKATLDRLIQRTRDGGAEIVKYLKTGSAYYAPSAAVTEMVEAILKDKKKILPCAAYLEGEYGIKGLFVGVPCKLGAGGLEQIIQIKLTAEEQAALQKSADSVKELVGVIGL